The Xenorhabdus poinarii G6 nucleotide sequence AAAATGTTATTAATATGGCAAAAATATCTTCATCGTTCTCAATCTCTTATGAAGACAAAGAACTATTTTTAAGTAAAAGGGTAAATATAACTGATGCCGTTATTTTTACAGGAACACCCGAAAATGCCATTAAAGTTCGAAAGCATTTTAAAAAGAACATCTTATTTATCTTAAATGGTTCTGGACATAATCCACTGGTTATATCCAAGGATGCTGATATCGATATAGCGATTGAAAGTGCCAAACGAGTTGTTCTCTATAATCAGGGACAAGATTGTGCCGGGCCTAATGCTCTATTAGTACACAATAATATATATGATCTATTCAGAGATAATTTAATACGTAGTTTAAAGCGTATTGAAGATAAAGTAGGCCCTTATTCTGATTATACGAATATCGTGGGTCCTAACAGTGACATAGACCATTGTGTAAAAATCGCATCAATATTTAAAATCAACCGGGATTATTGTACCTATGGGGGAGAAATAAACCCGATAAATGGTATGATAAAACCCACCATTTTTGAAAAGCCACTTTTCCTGGGCGGAAACTACAAAGAGTTCTTCGCCCCTGTTTTCTTTTTGCAAAAATACCAGCAAGATAAGAATTTAGCTGACTATTTTTCCAATCCCAGTTATCCTGCCAATGCTATGTATATTTCTTTATTTGGTACAAGTCATTATATCAGTCATGAATTAAATAAGAAGTTACACTTACCGGAAAGCATACTAAATAATACTGATTTACATATGGAAGAACATGGTTATCTTCCATATGGTGGACAAGGAGCGGCTGCATCATGCCTTTGGCATAATGGCAATAGAGTTAATGGAAGCACGTTACCACAAAGAGATATCTATCAATATTTAGTCGAACCACACTATAGATAAAGGAAAAAAATGACAGCCAGCTTTAATAAATCATATATGGTATCCATCATATTAGGGGCATCCCTCGTAGGGTTAGCGATGGGATATACATTACCTATGGTCAGTTTAAAGTTGGCCGGACAAAAACAGACATCAACACTACTTGGCATCATATCCGCATTACCTGCTGTAGGAATGCTTATTTCTTCCATGATGACCCCCCTACTTAATCGTTTATGTAGCTTAAATAAGTTATTAAGTTTTAGCTTATTGCTATTGATCGCTTCCACTTTATTTTCTACTTATTTAAATCAAGTCTATTATCTTGCCATTCCCCGATTTCTGATGGGGTTTGCCTGTGGTGTCATTGTGGTCGTTGGAGAATCCTGGGTCAGTGGCCATGCCGGTGACAAAAACAAAGGCACCTTAATGGGACTGTACACCTCCGCATTTACCGGGTGTCAGTTACTAGGACCATTACTGATTTCAATATTTGGCATAATTTCACTCATTCCAGTCATGTTATTGGCCATACTCGCTCTCCTTTGCATTGCGCTTATATTGATACATCCTGCGGTGTCAATAACACCACAACCAGAAGAAGAAGGAGAAAAAAACCAGTTTCCCGTATTGCCGTTAATCATATCGGCTCCCAGCCTTCTCATTGGGGTGCTTTGCTTTTCTTCTTTTGATGCCGTATCCCTATCCATGTTTCCACTGTATGGCTTGTCATTAGGTATTCCTGAAAAAATAACCATTACGTTGATAACACTGATTTTTTTAGGTGACGCGATTTTTCAAATCCCGATCGGATGGCTGGCTGACAAAACCGATTTGCGACAGATGCATATTATTTGTGGCGTGATCTTCACGCTTTCTCTATGCGCATTGCCTTTTACAGCAAATTCCATTTTTTTATGGATTGATGTCATCATCATGGGGGCATTTGGTGGGGGTATTTATACTTTGTCATTGGTGAGGGCAGGAAAAAAATATTCGGGTCAGATGCTCATTGCCATCAATTCCTTATTTGGTGTTATTTGGGGAATTGGCAGCCTTTCTGGCCCCTTAGTAACAGGCATAGCGATGGATATATTCAATGAAAAAGGATTTATTATTGCTCTTGTTTCTATTGGGTTATTCTTTATCATTTCCCATTGGTTTCCTAAAAAACCGATACCTGAAAGGTCTACCAGAACAATTCTCCCCCCAAAATAGATCGGCAATAACATCATTGAGTCATTATGTAATGCAGGGTTCTTGATTTAGGGCACTGTCTGCGATAAATAGGATTTATTGTGTGATCGGATTGCTTACCTTATATCCATACAAACTGTGTTATGAATCAATCGAGCGAGCGGGGAATTCACTAATGAATGAGGAAAGGCCAGAAAATGCGTTAACTCTGGAAGGGATCGAGGGTGTTTTTCGTATGAATGTGCAACAAAAAAACACCAGATACCGTACTCAGTCAAGCCGCTCAAAACTGGATTGGGTCGCAGAGGAAGTCCCGGTTGCTTTGGTGTATAACGGTATTTCCCATGCGGTGATGATGGCCAGCCCGAAGGATCTCGACCATTTCGCTATCGGGTTTTCATTGTCAGAAGGAATTATCACGTCTCCACAAGAAATCCGGGGGATTGATTCTGTCATGAGTTGTCACGGCGGGATTGAGTTGCACATTGAACTGTCCAGCCGCTGTTTTGCGGGATTAAAAGAACGCCGACGCAGTATGGCAGGCAGAACGGGCTGCGGTCTCTGCGGCACAGAGCAACTGACAGAAATATTTCGTCCCATTACACCTCTGCCCTTCACCCAAACATTCTCCCTTTGCCACCTTGATACTGCGCTTACGCAATTACCGCGTGTTCAGGACATCGGTTCACTCACAGGTTGTACACACGCCGCGGGTTGGATGAATCCAGAGGGGAAATTGCTTGGTGGTTGTGAAGACATCGGGCGCCATGTTGCATTGGATAAGTTACTGGGCATGCGGGTAAAAATGGGCTGGCGACATGGTGCCGTACTGGTTTCCAGCCGAGCCAGTTATGAAATGGTACAAAAATCAGCGCATTGTGGGGTAGAAATTTTATTTGCTGTTTCTGCCGCAACCTCACTCGCCATTGAAGTCGCACAGAAATGTCATCTGACATTGATCGGATTTTGCAAGCCGGGACGAGCAACCGTGTATACCCATCCACAACGCATCGTGGATGAATGAGTAACATTCCCCCATCGTTCGTTATCTCATTCCAACAGCATCGCCAATTTAATTTCAAAACGTTAATCTTTACTTTTTGCGCAAAAGCAACCATTAACAAAAAACAAACACAAAATTAACTTCAATTTACAGGGTTGCTCATTAGGGATACATTTCTTCCTGCGTACATTTTTCATTCTCATCGATACCCCACGTAAAAACTCAGGACGCTTTCTATGACGGGATAACAAGAACTCATTATTTATACTAAATGGTGATCACAATGAAACAGCTCAATATCAAGATATTCATCGCCATGGCTGGCATTTTGGGATTGATAACACACGCTCAAGCGAAAGTTGTGTATGGAGTAAGCCAACAGAAGACTAAACAACATATTCTACTTGGAGAGAAAGGTGGTGAACCTGCCATTGGTCTCTCTTCTGTCCCTGTCATTGGAGATGAACTCTATTCTGCCTCCTCTGTGAAGAATCTAGCCACTCTCGACAAAAATGGCGTCTATGACTACAAACTAGAGAATGGCTCAAAATACGGGATTCAGAATCAATATATCGATATCGTACAGCTTCCCAATACAGACGTTTACTTTGGTGAGTGGGCGCAAGGTGCCCCCGATAAATCAGACAAGAGTCATACCGTTTTTTATATCGGCAAAGATGTCACAACCAATGTACCAACCAGCGGCACCGCGACCTATGTAGTCAAGGGGATTAGCCAATATAACGGTGATAATTTACTCAACGGTAACCTGAACGTCAATTTTGACGACCGCACGCTCAATGGCTCGATAAGTAATAGCACACTCAACATCGCTCTTGATGCCAATATCAATGATCAGGCTGGGTTTTCCGGCAAAGCCACCGCCAATGGCAGTCTTAACGGAACCACTGAAGGGCACTTCTATGGTGATTCTGCCGCCTCTCTGGCGGGCCTTGCTCATTTTGACAGTGACACAAGCAAAGATACGGCTTTCGGCGGATCTAAACAGTAAGTTCCCGGATAACAGTACCCTAAAGGGTACTGTTATCTCGCCGTCTCTTCCTTCTTCTATACCCTGCTTATGATGGTCTGGCTTCACTGTTTATTTTCAATAAGCCGGGCCTTGTAAACGAGTGTTTTTATGTCTGATAAAAGAAAAGCGACTGTCTTACTGACACCACTGCTGATCTCAGTCCTCTCTCTGGACGTCCATGCCAGTCATGAAGATATTCACCAGAAAATCTGGCAAGAAGCACGATACCACCGACAACATAATCAACAACAGAATGAAGCGGATTTAACAATGCCGGAGACCCTTTCAACCCAGAAGGGTGTTTCATGGCTCGTCATTCACGGGCAAAAATTAAAGATAAGAAACAATATTAACGACATCGGCCAGGCACTGTACCTCGCGATTAACGATCAGCAATGGCAAGAGGTCAGCTATTTCCTGGCCATTTATCAAAAAATGCCTGCGCACGATCCATTACTTGTCTATCTTGCTAAAGGCGCGCTGGCACGTATTCAAGGCAATTTGGCACTCGCAATAGCTTATTATCAAAAGATCCTGCACCAACAACCCAACTTCACCCGCGCCAAACTGGAACTGGCCCGTCTTTATTTTGAAGATCAGAACAATCGGGCATCTGAAACATTATTTAAAGAGATCAGGCAACAGCATCAATTACCCAACATGGTCTTAAAGAATATCGATCGTTATCTGCAAGCAATAAACCAAAGAGACGGCTGGCACGGTTCCTTCTCATTCGGTTATGCCTATGATGATAATATCAACATGTCTCCAAATCAGAAGGCGAGTTGTCTGGTATTCAAAAGCGGAAAGTGTGTGTTAGAACGGCACATCCCGAAACCTATCAAAGAAGGGGGGGAAACATATAACGCGACATTAAGCTGGCATTATCAACTTGTTGGTCACCACGGTATTTTTGGTCGTAGCCTGATTTATGGTGAACATTATCCCCATTACCACGATGAAAACGAAAATACGTTTCTGCTGATCGGCGGTTACAACTATAAAAACAGAACCCAGGATTTTTCCTTTGGTCCTGAGTTTGAATATAAACATCATGCCGGCAATACCGAATACCATGCCATCGGTGCCAAAATAGAGTGGTACTGGAACATCACCGATCAAACCGCCCTGAATGTTGAACTTGGGCATAAGAAATTAACTTTTCAGCCGCTTTACCACTGGAAAGAAGGTTCGCTTTTTTCATCCTATTTCAGACTCTCTCATGCCATCAGTGATAGCACTGTTCTGTTTGGCGGTGGCAACTGGGATTACCGCCATGCTCAACAACCCACGGTTCGCTATCAACAATGGGGAGTCAATACCGGCATAACCGGGCAGCTCTATTCCGGCATACATGGCTCGCTGTTTATCACGCTGAGAAAACAACAAATGGGGAGATATGACCCTTTATTGAACGCCAGACGTCAAGATAATGAACTGATCTCTACGGCTTCGGTTACATTTCCTGGCACTAAAATCGGCGGAATGACCCCCTCCATCACGTTCAAGCATCGACATAATCGCAGTAATGTGAACTGGTTATACAGTTATGATAAAAACGAAGTACAAATCCAACTAGAGAACTATTTTTAACCGGTTGTGGTCATTGTTTAATCCAGGCGATGATACACCCATAGATGGGGTTCGATGTAGTAAGCCATCTGTTTCTCTGCATCGACGACCAATGGCACCAAACCGCCCGGAATGATATATTCCCCGCTTTGCGGAAATGTCAGGCCAGTCCATTCCTCCCACTGTTTCAACGACCCGTAAATATCCATGGAGCGAAGCGCCGGCTTTATGATTTTTGTACCCAAACGGTAATGTGTGCGAAGCCATGGGTCAAACGGCTCACCTTTATCATTTTTCCAGCGACAGTATTCGACAAAATCCTGCAACGGATATTGGCTTTTTAAACTCGGTCTGACAGGCACCACCAGGCCCTGTAATCCCTCATCCCTGGCTGTCTGTTTTAACGTATTGATCAATAAAGCAGGCACATGTTGACCTCTGAAGCCCGGATCAACCGTTACCCTCAGAACAGAAATCATATTGGCTTGCCCCTTTCCTTTGGCTGCTCCACCCGCGTCTAATACTGCATCCCATCCCTCATCAGGCAGTTGATCTAATGAAGGATATTGCCAGGGAAACGGAATATTGAATCATGATTCCTGCTCTCATCATGTATCTCCCAGTAAACTTTTTCAGTCAGAACGGATATGCCCTGCGTTTTTTCAAATCATCAATTTGGCTATCACCTGAAAATAATTGGGCAGAAATCGATGGAGGTCATCGTTTATTTTTATCACATAAATCCATTTACAATAATAACTAAATGAAATTATTTTCATGATAATGATATCTTTATTAACAAAATCCCTTTGCTAAATTAAACCAATCTATCTCACATTTTTAATAAAAAATAAGAAAATTTAACCCCCTACCATAAAATAAAAAAATAATTAAAAATCAATAAAATAAATAAAAAACAATCACCAACCAACCTTGCAAATAGAGAAACAAATAATAATTGTTATCATTTACATTATTATTTGAAAGGTGTACTTTTTTATTGCGCAATAAATCAGGCCGTTTTTAAGACTGGGTAACGAGGGATCCCCCATTCCAAACGAGGATAACGATGAAAAAGTTGAATATATTAGTCGCCGCTTTAGGCACATTGGGATTGATGGCACAGGTTCAGGCAGCCACAGGATTTGGTCAGAGTCAAGTGGATAACATTCAGGTTGGCGAAACCCAACCCGGCGCAGGCCCACATGGTGGCAAAGGGGGTGAACCCGGCATTGGCGTCAATTCCGTTTATGGTGGTCAAATCACTGGCTTCGCCGGCCTGACTCGTATGGCGCCAGCAGACAGTAATGGTATTCACAATATCTCAATGGCAGGTGCACCAGGTTCTCATGGTGGTATGGGGGTATTTCATTTCAGCAAGGTGGCCAATGCGGATGTTTACTTCGGTGAATGGTCACAAACGGGTAAAGCATCGGATAGCACCCACACCGTTTATTATGCGGGCAAGGATGTTACCACCAATATTCCAACCGACGGCACAGCCACTTATACCGTGACAGGTATTAACCAATACAGCGGTGATAATGCACTGTCTGGTACATTTACCGCCGATTTTGGTGAGAAAACGTTAGTCGGATCAATGGCAAATACCGCAATGACGATAAGTATTGATGCTGATATCCATTCCGATGCTAGCTTTGTGGGAGCTGCTGAAACGGGTAATCTTGCCGGCTCAACGGAAGGTCACTTCTTTGGCGACAGTGCAGCCAGCCTAGCGGGATATGCGACATTTGATGATGACAGAACCAAGGATACAGCCTTCGGTGGTACTAAACAGTAATTCTTAATTTTTCAGAGAACAGTGCCTTAAACGGTACTGTTCTCTGTTTTTATTTCTAATCGCGTGAGCTTTTTGATCCGGTTTTCCGATGTCTGACAATAAAACAACACCTGTGTTATTAGCGGCACTGATGGCTTTATGCCTCTCCCTGCCTGTTTATGCCGATGAAGATACGCCCCGAAAAATCTGGCAGGAAGCACAACATAACCAACAAGAGAATGAAACAAACCTGATTGCGTCAGAGCCTGTTTTTACTGAGGATAATACGTCACTGATTGTCATTAATGGGCAAACATTTCAGGTTGAAAATAATATTAATGATATTGGTCAAGCGCTTTTCCTCGCCATAAACCACCAACAATGGTCGGATGTCAGACGCTTCCTCGCGGCTTATCTGAAATTGCCGGATCATGATGCAATGTTAGTCAATTTTGCCCAAGGGGGTCTGGCACGCCTTGAAGGCGATTTGGATCTCGCTACCTATCATTACCAACAGATCCTGAGCCAACAACCTGATTTTACCCGTATCAAACTGGAACTCGCCCGGGTCTATTTTGAGGATCATAAAACTCGGGAAGCCGAACAACTATTTACTGAATTAAATGAACAACAGCTATTACCAAAAACCGTATTGAAGAACATTCACAGTTACCTGGAAGCGATAGCGCTGAGAAATG carries:
- the fdhD gene encoding formate dehydrogenase accessory sulfurtransferase FdhD; protein product: MNVQQKNTRYRTQSSRSKLDWVAEEVPVALVYNGISHAVMMASPKDLDHFAIGFSLSEGIITSPQEIRGIDSVMSCHGGIELHIELSSRCFAGLKERRRSMAGRTGCGLCGTEQLTEIFRPITPLPFTQTFSLCHLDTALTQLPRVQDIGSLTGCTHAAGWMNPEGKLLGGCEDIGRHVALDKLLGMRVKMGWRHGAVLVSSRASYEMVQKSAHCGVEILFAVSAATSLAIEVAQKCHLTLIGFCKPGRATVYTHPQRIVDE
- a CDS encoding porin family protein; protein product: MSDKRKATVLLTPLLISVLSLDVHASHEDIHQKIWQEARYHRQHNQQQNEADLTMPETLSTQKGVSWLVIHGQKLKIRNNINDIGQALYLAINDQQWQEVSYFLAIYQKMPAHDPLLVYLAKGALARIQGNLALAIAYYQKILHQQPNFTRAKLELARLYFEDQNNRASETLFKEIRQQHQLPNMVLKNIDRYLQAINQRDGWHGSFSFGYAYDDNINMSPNQKASCLVFKSGKCVLERHIPKPIKEGGETYNATLSWHYQLVGHHGIFGRSLIYGEHYPHYHDENENTFLLIGGYNYKNRTQDFSFGPEFEYKHHAGNTEYHAIGAKIEWYWNITDQTALNVELGHKKLTFQPLYHWKEGSLFSSYFRLSHAISDSTVLFGGGNWDYRHAQQPTVRYQQWGVNTGITGQLYSGIHGSLFITLRKQQMGRYDPLLNARRQDNELISTASVTFPGTKIGGMTPSITFKHRHNRSNVNWLYSYDKNEVQIQLENYF
- a CDS encoding MFS transporter; the encoded protein is MTASFNKSYMVSIILGASLVGLAMGYTLPMVSLKLAGQKQTSTLLGIISALPAVGMLISSMMTPLLNRLCSLNKLLSFSLLLLIASTLFSTYLNQVYYLAIPRFLMGFACGVIVVVGESWVSGHAGDKNKGTLMGLYTSAFTGCQLLGPLLISIFGIISLIPVMLLAILALLCIALILIHPAVSITPQPEEEGEKNQFPVLPLIISAPSLLIGVLCFSSFDAVSLSMFPLYGLSLGIPEKITITLITLIFLGDAIFQIPIGWLADKTDLRQMHIICGVIFTLSLCALPFTANSIFLWIDVIIMGAFGGGIYTLSLVRAGKKYSGQMLIAINSLFGVIWGIGSLSGPLVTGIAMDIFNEKGFIIALVSIGLFFIISHWFPKKPIPERSTRTILPPK
- a CDS encoding Slam-dependent surface lipoprotein, whose translation is MKQLNIKIFIAMAGILGLITHAQAKVVYGVSQQKTKQHILLGEKGGEPAIGLSSVPVIGDELYSASSVKNLATLDKNGVYDYKLENGSKYGIQNQYIDIVQLPNTDVYFGEWAQGAPDKSDKSHTVFYIGKDVTTNVPTSGTATYVVKGISQYNGDNLLNGNLNVNFDDRTLNGSISNSTLNIALDANINDQAGFSGKATANGSLNGTTEGHFYGDSAASLAGLAHFDSDTSKDTAFGGSKQ
- a CDS encoding Slam-dependent surface lipoprotein produces the protein MKKLNILVAALGTLGLMAQVQAATGFGQSQVDNIQVGETQPGAGPHGGKGGEPGIGVNSVYGGQITGFAGLTRMAPADSNGIHNISMAGAPGSHGGMGVFHFSKVANADVYFGEWSQTGKASDSTHTVYYAGKDVTTNIPTDGTATYTVTGINQYSGDNALSGTFTADFGEKTLVGSMANTAMTISIDADIHSDASFVGAAETGNLAGSTEGHFFGDSAASLAGYATFDDDRTKDTAFGGTKQ